A window of the Bdellovibrionales bacterium genome harbors these coding sequences:
- the nadD gene encoding nicotinate (nicotinamide) nucleotide adenylyltransferase has product MNNDLIAIYGGTFDPFHMGHIYCIQSILEKSKIDRVFVVPAAQNPLKQAQEIPSASQRLEMARIGVADFDNVAVDDQEIKRGGKSYTVDTIKTYLKEYEPQQIHLVIGLDEFYQFHLWKNFETILESCNLIVVSRPGNLLPATKEDLSEPLQKYVGAIDRNYIALTTGRSVEFLRVKGLDIASTEIRKLLKTGRGVEKFLDMKVEEYIKENNLYPLIGPKIGDFKNFTEFCGDVLFSRKALNLRGYDLAKLGTASSDYVIIASGTSKRQTQSLGESLTKEVKNQYGLSPLSIEGMEEGRWVLIDYGQLIIHLFYDYVRMEYSLESLWKNGVDMQLRDKSESADENTRA; this is encoded by the coding sequence ATGAATAACGATCTTATCGCAATTTATGGTGGCACCTTTGATCCCTTTCACATGGGTCATATCTATTGTATCCAAAGCATTTTGGAAAAAAGCAAAATTGACCGGGTCTTTGTGGTCCCAGCCGCGCAAAATCCCCTCAAACAAGCGCAAGAAATCCCATCAGCGAGCCAACGCCTTGAAATGGCAAGAATTGGGGTCGCAGATTTCGACAACGTTGCCGTGGACGATCAAGAAATCAAGCGCGGCGGCAAGAGCTATACTGTCGACACAATTAAAACTTATCTTAAAGAGTACGAACCTCAACAGATCCATTTGGTGATCGGTCTTGACGAGTTCTACCAATTTCATCTCTGGAAAAATTTCGAAACCATCCTCGAGAGCTGTAACCTGATCGTGGTGAGTCGCCCAGGGAATTTACTTCCGGCGACGAAAGAAGATCTCTCGGAACCTTTGCAAAAGTATGTGGGTGCCATTGATCGCAATTACATCGCCTTAACTACGGGACGTTCTGTGGAGTTCCTGCGAGTCAAAGGCTTAGACATCGCCTCCACCGAAATCCGTAAACTTTTAAAGACGGGTCGTGGGGTAGAAAAATTCCTCGATATGAAAGTCGAAGAGTACATTAAAGAAAACAATCTTTATCCTCTGATTGGCCCCAAAATTGGGGATTTTAAAAACTTCACGGAGTTTTGCGGGGATGTGCTTTTCTCAAGAAAAGCACTTAACCTTAGAGGATATGATCTCGCCAAGTTGGGAACAGCTTCCAGTGATTATGTGATTATCGCTTCGGGCACAAGCAAACGGCAAACTCAGTCCCTCGGCGAATCATTAACGAAAGAAGTGAAAAATCAGTACGGCCTAAGCCCGCTCAGTATCGAGGGCATGGAAGAAGGACGTTGGGTCTTGATCGATTACGGTCAATTGATCATCCACCTCTTCTACGATTATGTCCGAATGGAATATAGTCTGGAAAGCTTGTGGAAAAACGGCGTCGACATGCAATTACGCGATAAAAGCGAGAGCGCTGACGAAAACACTCGAGCCTAA
- the obgE gene encoding GTPase ObgE, protein MKFVDQIRIQLHSGHGGPGKVSFRRESGIPRGGPDGGDGGRGGHIVLRATRNTSSLYAYKGKKELRAPDGQPGDYQKMTGADGMDMIIEVPVGTMVKDLEGNLLADLPSEQDFILYEGGRGGKGNTFFKNSVNQAPMHAQPGEEGQGGEVIIEIKVIADVGIIGFPNAGKSTLVSAVTAARPIIADYPFTTLNPQLGVVVIDVERNFVIADIPGLIKGAHKGQGLGHKFLKHIERTRCFVHLLDVSEFSNRDVWQDFADINEELEKYDQVNAEYDWYKPLAKRPQVVVFNKVDATSPDRIEELEAMFRKKGVKEIIKISAATRLNLPQLVNKLTEIVFNKDL, encoded by the coding sequence ATGAAGTTTGTAGATCAAATTCGAATTCAATTGCACTCCGGCCATGGTGGACCAGGTAAGGTCAGCTTTCGTCGAGAATCTGGTATTCCTCGCGGTGGCCCCGATGGCGGTGATGGCGGCCGTGGAGGACATATCGTTCTTCGCGCGACTCGAAACACCAGCTCCCTTTACGCCTATAAGGGAAAAAAGGAGCTTCGTGCCCCCGATGGACAACCTGGCGACTATCAAAAAATGACCGGAGCTGACGGCATGGATATGATCATCGAAGTTCCAGTGGGAACGATGGTCAAAGATCTCGAAGGTAACCTTCTGGCGGATCTCCCTTCGGAACAAGATTTTATTCTTTACGAAGGTGGCCGTGGCGGTAAAGGGAACACGTTCTTTAAAAATAGCGTCAACCAAGCTCCGATGCACGCTCAGCCCGGCGAAGAGGGTCAGGGTGGAGAAGTCATCATCGAAATTAAGGTGATTGCAGATGTAGGAATTATCGGTTTCCCGAATGCAGGAAAATCAACTCTGGTTTCTGCCGTGACCGCTGCTCGTCCGATTATCGCAGACTACCCCTTCACGACGCTAAATCCTCAATTGGGCGTCGTCGTGATTGATGTCGAAAGAAACTTCGTCATCGCCGATATTCCTGGATTGATTAAGGGCGCGCACAAGGGCCAAGGGTTAGGGCACAAGTTTTTGAAACACATCGAGCGCACACGTTGTTTTGTGCATCTCCTCGATGTGAGCGAATTCTCAAATCGCGATGTGTGGCAAGACTTTGCCGACATCAATGAGGAACTCGAAAAATATGATCAGGTGAACGCCGAGTACGACTGGTACAAACCACTCGCCAAACGTCCTCAGGTGGTGGTGTTCAATAAAGTCGACGCCACCTCTCCGGATCGCATCGAAGAGCTCGAAGCGATGTTTAGAAAAAAAGGCGTTAAAGAAATTATTAAAATCTCGGCGGCAACCCGATTGAATCTCCCCCAGCTTGTGAATAAGTTGACGGAGATCGTGTTTAACAAGGATTTATAG
- the rpmA gene encoding 50S ribosomal protein L27: protein MASKKAAGSTKNGRDSQSKRLGVKRFGGENVSSGTIIVRQRGTEYHPGNNVKMGRDHTIYSVIEGQVKFERITKQKFKISVYPSTSAAKTA from the coding sequence ATGGCATCGAAAAAAGCAGCGGGTAGTACGAAGAACGGTCGCGACAGTCAAAGTAAACGCTTAGGTGTTAAACGCTTTGGTGGTGAGAATGTTTCTTCTGGTACAATTATCGTTCGCCAACGTGGAACAGAATATCATCCTGGGAACAACGTAAAAATGGGTCGTGACCACACGATTTATTCTGTCATCGAAGGACAAGTTAAGTTTGAGAGAATCACTAAGCAAAAATTTAAAATTAGTGTGTATCCAAGCACTAGCGCAGCTAAAACTGCCTAG
- the rplU gene encoding 50S ribosomal protein L21, giving the protein MYAVIRTGGKQYRVKAGDVLKIEKIEKSLGEEFDLSDVLMISGESSHVGSPLVKDGKVTVVVTQQSKSPKIIIFKRRRRQGYRRLTGHRQPYTEIFVKSIVAPNGEKEITEKNAPVKDPQKKIERAMAQMEKELQAAGSQKPKAAKRKAAKAAPVKKAAAAKRAPTKAKAKKTAAKKAAKTTGKKTTKKK; this is encoded by the coding sequence ATGTACGCGGTAATTCGCACTGGTGGAAAACAATATCGAGTTAAAGCCGGTGATGTTTTAAAAATTGAAAAAATCGAAAAGTCTTTGGGCGAAGAATTTGACCTCTCAGATGTATTAATGATTTCAGGTGAGTCTTCTCACGTTGGATCGCCTCTTGTAAAAGATGGCAAAGTGACTGTTGTTGTCACTCAACAAAGCAAAAGTCCTAAAATCATCATTTTCAAAAGACGTCGTCGCCAAGGCTATCGTCGTTTGACAGGGCACAGACAACCTTACACAGAAATTTTCGTGAAATCGATCGTAGCTCCTAACGGAGAAAAAGAGATCACAGAGAAAAACGCTCCAGTGAAAGATCCTCAAAAGAAGATCGAGCGCGCGATGGCTCAAATGGAAAAAGAACTCCAAGCCGCTGGTTCACAAAAACCAAAAGCTGCAAAGAGAAAAGCCGCTAAAGCCGCTCCTGTAAAAAAAGCAGCAGCTGCTAAGAGAGCTCCAACAAAAGCAAAAGCCAAGAAGACGGCCGCTAAAAAAGCCGCAAAAACGACTGGCAAAAAAACAACTAAGAAGAAGTAA
- a CDS encoding metallophosphoesterase, which produces MAEIENTLDLHEEVDFEKAEYTAILSDLHLCEAEPPNKRHPLWKKFKTREFFFDHEFKKFLEFIHEKANGKSIELILNGDIFDFDSVTRLPEAPSYHVSWLETRRGLDPEREKSVFKMEVILGDHPEWVNALSWFIKEGHRVIFVIGNHDLELHWTDVQRKILDSLELDNFQRRHVRFVEFFYVSNKDTLIEHGHQYDPYCSMRDPINPIVIDYNRLLIRMPFGDLVSRYIANGMGFFNPHVDANMTMTAAQFVGVFFKYMAIAQPLIVWTWFWTCITTFVQTLKHGTHKELQNPLTTEDRIEAIAKKANATSRMVRELRGLCPRPISESPRRVLKELWLDRVFLLLLSLLGLLYLFLLVDKIYGLSFYWLFFPLLLFLPPYVLYSRSVYSYVHHYKKPDEEILTAAGMITSTKRIVYGHTHFIRHEMIGPIEHLNPGTWSPAFLDVECTQREGQQAFVWITPSANEGEGRKAQLMYMEKDVFPSPAPQDSPPN; this is translated from the coding sequence ATGGCAGAGATCGAAAACACTTTAGACCTCCACGAAGAAGTGGATTTTGAAAAGGCAGAATACACCGCGATTCTGAGCGATCTGCATTTGTGCGAAGCGGAACCTCCCAATAAACGTCACCCTTTGTGGAAGAAGTTTAAGACGCGTGAGTTTTTCTTCGATCACGAGTTCAAAAAGTTTTTGGAATTCATCCACGAAAAAGCCAATGGTAAATCTATAGAGTTGATTCTTAATGGCGATATTTTTGATTTTGACAGCGTCACTCGCCTTCCAGAGGCTCCCAGTTACCATGTCTCTTGGCTAGAGACTCGGCGGGGACTCGACCCGGAAAGAGAAAAATCCGTTTTTAAAATGGAAGTCATCTTGGGCGACCACCCGGAGTGGGTCAATGCCCTGTCCTGGTTTATTAAGGAAGGGCATCGGGTCATTTTTGTGATTGGAAATCATGACCTCGAGCTTCACTGGACGGATGTTCAAAGGAAAATCTTGGATTCGTTAGAGCTCGATAATTTTCAACGCCGGCATGTTCGTTTTGTGGAGTTTTTCTACGTGAGCAATAAAGACACTCTGATCGAGCACGGCCATCAGTACGATCCGTACTGTTCAATGCGCGATCCGATCAATCCGATTGTCATCGACTATAATCGGCTCCTGATTCGAATGCCTTTTGGAGACCTAGTGAGTCGCTATATTGCCAATGGCATGGGTTTTTTTAATCCTCATGTCGATGCGAATATGACGATGACGGCCGCGCAATTCGTGGGTGTTTTTTTTAAGTATATGGCCATCGCACAGCCTCTCATTGTATGGACGTGGTTTTGGACATGCATCACCACTTTCGTGCAAACGTTGAAGCACGGAACTCACAAAGAGTTACAAAATCCTCTGACCACAGAAGATCGCATCGAAGCGATTGCTAAAAAAGCCAACGCCACCTCGCGCATGGTGCGCGAGCTTCGCGGTTTGTGCCCTCGTCCGATCTCCGAAAGTCCTCGCCGAGTTCTTAAGGAGTTATGGTTAGACCGGGTGTTTCTTCTCTTATTGAGTTTGTTGGGCCTTCTTTATCTCTTTCTACTCGTCGACAAAATCTACGGGCTTTCGTTTTATTGGCTGTTTTTTCCTCTTCTCTTGTTCTTGCCTCCGTACGTACTTTACAGTCGTTCGGTGTATTCGTACGTGCATCACTACAAAAAACCGGACGAAGAGATCCTGACCGCCGCCGGGATGATCACCTCCACGAAAAGAATTGTGTATGGCCATACTCATTTTATTCGCCACGAAATGATTGGGCCCATAGAGCATTTAAATCCGGGAACCTGGTCCCCGGCATTTTTGGATGTGGAGTGCACTCAGCGCGAGGGCCAGCAGGCATTTGTTTGGATAACGCCTAGCGCAAACGAGGGAGAAGGGCGTAAAGCGCAGCTCATGTACATGGAAAAAGATGTGTTCCCGAGCCCCGCGCCGCAGGATTCGCCTCCGAATTAA
- the tatC gene encoding twin-arginine translocase subunit TatC, whose product MKKHETAKQQYPQDNYTLVEHLTELRSRLIYCIFAVGVFAIVGWIFSEQIFDYIRKPIEPYLPSGGLVFTALTDKFMAHVKVAVLTGIVAACPVWIFHIWRFVAPGLYSNEKKFGIIFIALGSLLFLVGISFAYFLVMPLACKELIYFGGTTDKPMITISEYMSFFMTTLLLFGAAFEMPLILNLLGIMGIVTSRGLRHVRRYAIVGISVVAAIFTPPDVMSMMLLGVPLCLLYEASIWILYFIEPAANKRQ is encoded by the coding sequence ATGAAAAAACACGAGACAGCTAAGCAACAATATCCACAGGATAATTATACGCTGGTTGAGCATCTCACAGAGCTTCGCAGTCGTTTAATTTATTGTATTTTTGCGGTGGGTGTTTTTGCAATCGTCGGTTGGATTTTTAGTGAACAAATTTTTGATTACATCCGCAAGCCGATCGAGCCCTATCTTCCCAGCGGAGGGTTGGTTTTTACAGCTTTGACCGACAAATTTATGGCTCATGTGAAGGTGGCGGTTCTCACGGGGATCGTTGCGGCGTGCCCGGTGTGGATTTTTCATATTTGGCGTTTTGTGGCACCAGGTCTCTATAGCAACGAAAAGAAGTTTGGAATTATCTTTATCGCATTGGGCTCTTTACTGTTTCTGGTGGGGATATCCTTCGCCTACTTTTTAGTGATGCCCCTCGCCTGCAAAGAGCTCATCTATTTCGGGGGAACTACAGATAAGCCGATGATTACGATCAGTGAGTATATGTCGTTTTTTATGACGACCTTACTGCTCTTTGGCGCCGCTTTCGAAATGCCTTTGATTTTGAATCTTCTAGGAATCATGGGCATAGTCACAAGTCGAGGTCTTCGGCACGTTCGTCGCTACGCGATCGTTGGCATATCGGTGGTGGCCGCAATCTTTACACCTCCGGATGTTATGAGTATGATGTTACTCGGTGTCCCGTTATGTTTGTTGTACGAGGCCTCTATCTGGATTCTTTACTTTATCGAGCCGGCGGCGAATAAGCGCCAATAG
- a CDS encoding twin-arginine translocase TatA/TatE family subunit, translating into MFNLGFTEIIVIGVLALVLIGPKQLPEVAKALGRLVSEFKRATEDLSGGLLDVRKDLKRPMQDVMNQVKDAMREPTQDVKDSISDPIEDLKQSVRKNRNGTKISDEVIRIKQDLEASIDNSGTTPKDESSDEKTRDS; encoded by the coding sequence ATGTTTAATCTTGGATTTACCGAAATTATAGTTATTGGTGTTTTGGCGCTGGTTCTCATCGGACCTAAACAGCTTCCGGAAGTGGCCAAAGCCCTGGGGCGGTTGGTGAGCGAGTTCAAGCGTGCCACCGAAGATCTGTCCGGTGGGCTTCTCGACGTGCGAAAAGATCTTAAGCGCCCCATGCAAGATGTGATGAATCAAGTGAAGGACGCCATGCGAGAGCCGACTCAAGATGTAAAAGATTCCATTTCGGATCCCATCGAAGATCTCAAGCAAAGTGTTCGTAAAAATAGGAACGGCACCAAAATTAGCGACGAAGTGATTCGCATCAAGCAAGATCTCGAAGCGAGTATCGACAACAGCGGAACAACACCCAAAGACGAAAGCTCCGATGAAAAAACACGAGACAGCTAA
- a CDS encoding insulinase family protein — MIHEFTIKNGLKVIGVESHKSPVVSVQMWVRNGSADERTGDEGLSHFIEHLVFKGSKKYKVGEIASVVEACGGELNAYTSFDQTVYYVTISKNFFDTALDVISEMMGTPLFDATEIDREREVVLEEIKRSHDSLSRRASRQLFSTLYPEYPYSVPVIGFPEIIKTISVDRIVSFFKERYVPQNMFLVVTGDFSPHDLQEKVEKHFGFLQNLPAQIPARPPVKMSENRKVVVEEAPFEEGLFYLSWPTTNILNPDAAALEALALILGQGASSRLTLNLRLDKSCVNYVSAGAWTPPTQGFFSISAGLNPIHFPTMLAEIKNELEKFFKNGVTADELQKAKINFLSEEAYSIETVGGLARKYGSSYDEANDPFFHEKYVNLLNSVTEEQILRVAKKYLRPERAHFVSIVPRDKQNIENMIASWNYSTFDDLKIPSPTEQRVTTIQRKSSLRADSDCEKAVFANKSQAVWKSSSTAPVFSMRLAFLGGGRVLSPKQAGLTELLSRVWAAKTKNISEIELRTRIDTLASSVYSFSGRNSLGLVVEGLSEFEPYLAEICNDVLCNFEITDDVVDRERNVLLEALRSRKDSPTTTASLMFNKLIYGNHPYAMDLLGSEETLKSIKAKDIIAYLKSYIDPQRAVMSLSGDFDEKTWLPMIEALPTIPRMNGYVDPQVHVNVKELTSNQVGYETATKEQTHLLYGFHGLSLTDKDRFALQIIESVLSGQGGRLFIELRDKASLAYSVSPIKMEGIETGYFGAYIGCSPEKSDTALSMMRVEFDKLMQHKVPMDELQRSKNYLMGRHDIDLQKNSAVASALTFGTLYGLPIEEVFDYAKFINSVTSDDVQRVAQKIFAQKSVVVAVGPTRPTFQAVV; from the coding sequence ATGATTCACGAATTTACAATCAAGAACGGGCTCAAAGTCATCGGCGTAGAAAGCCACAAATCCCCCGTGGTCTCTGTACAAATGTGGGTGCGAAATGGCAGCGCCGACGAACGCACGGGAGACGAGGGGCTGAGTCATTTCATCGAGCATCTTGTCTTTAAAGGTTCCAAAAAATACAAAGTCGGCGAAATTGCTTCGGTTGTGGAGGCCTGCGGAGGAGAGCTGAACGCCTACACCTCATTTGATCAGACGGTCTATTATGTGACCATTTCGAAAAACTTTTTTGATACGGCTTTAGATGTCATTAGTGAAATGATGGGGACCCCGCTCTTTGATGCGACGGAGATCGATCGCGAACGAGAAGTGGTTCTCGAGGAAATCAAGCGCAGTCACGACAGTCTTTCTCGTCGAGCGAGTCGACAGCTATTCTCCACTTTGTATCCAGAGTATCCGTACTCGGTGCCCGTCATTGGATTTCCAGAAATCATTAAAACAATTTCCGTAGACCGCATCGTTAGTTTTTTTAAAGAACGCTATGTTCCCCAAAATATGTTTTTAGTCGTCACGGGCGATTTTAGTCCTCACGATCTTCAGGAGAAGGTAGAAAAGCATTTCGGATTTCTCCAAAATCTTCCTGCCCAAATTCCAGCGCGTCCGCCAGTGAAGATGAGCGAAAACCGTAAAGTGGTGGTGGAAGAGGCTCCGTTTGAAGAGGGCTTGTTCTACCTCTCTTGGCCGACCACGAATATCTTAAATCCCGATGCCGCTGCACTGGAGGCGTTAGCTTTAATTCTAGGGCAGGGTGCAAGTTCCCGCCTGACTCTCAATCTGCGATTAGATAAAAGTTGTGTCAATTATGTTTCTGCCGGGGCTTGGACTCCTCCCACTCAGGGTTTTTTCTCGATCTCTGCGGGCCTCAATCCCATTCATTTCCCGACCATGCTCGCGGAAATTAAAAATGAGCTTGAAAAGTTTTTTAAGAATGGCGTGACCGCCGACGAATTGCAAAAAGCAAAAATTAATTTTCTCAGTGAAGAGGCCTATTCGATTGAGACCGTGGGAGGATTGGCGCGAAAGTATGGCAGTAGCTATGACGAGGCGAATGATCCGTTCTTTCATGAGAAATACGTCAATCTGTTAAACTCGGTGACGGAAGAACAAATTCTCCGCGTGGCTAAGAAGTACTTGCGCCCGGAACGCGCCCATTTTGTGTCTATTGTTCCTCGCGATAAGCAAAATATAGAAAATATGATTGCGAGCTGGAACTATTCCACTTTCGATGATCTTAAAATTCCTTCCCCAACAGAGCAAAGAGTAACAACGATTCAGCGCAAGAGTTCGTTGCGAGCCGATTCCGATTGTGAAAAGGCTGTTTTTGCCAACAAGTCTCAAGCGGTGTGGAAGTCGAGCTCCACGGCTCCGGTATTTAGCATGCGCTTAGCCTTTTTAGGCGGTGGCCGCGTTCTTTCTCCGAAGCAAGCGGGGCTCACCGAACTCCTTTCTCGCGTTTGGGCCGCGAAGACTAAAAACATCAGTGAGATTGAGTTGCGTACCCGCATCGACACTCTTGCAAGCAGTGTCTATTCATTCTCTGGAAGAAATTCCTTGGGGTTAGTGGTTGAGGGTCTTTCGGAATTCGAGCCCTATTTGGCGGAAATTTGTAACGATGTTCTTTGTAATTTTGAGATCACCGACGATGTCGTTGATCGCGAGCGAAATGTTCTCCTCGAGGCTCTGCGATCCAGAAAAGATTCGCCGACAACAACGGCATCATTGATGTTCAATAAACTCATTTATGGGAATCACCCGTACGCTATGGATCTTTTGGGGAGCGAAGAAACGCTCAAATCGATCAAGGCGAAAGATATTATCGCCTACCTCAAATCCTACATTGATCCTCAGCGCGCGGTGATGTCGCTCTCTGGGGATTTTGACGAAAAAACATGGTTGCCAATGATCGAGGCTTTGCCAACGATCCCAAGAATGAATGGGTATGTTGATCCGCAAGTTCACGTGAACGTGAAGGAACTTACATCAAATCAGGTGGGTTACGAAACAGCCACCAAAGAGCAAACTCATTTACTCTACGGATTTCACGGCTTGTCTTTAACCGATAAAGATCGTTTTGCCTTACAGATTATTGAATCGGTTCTGTCAGGACAAGGTGGCCGGCTCTTTATCGAGCTTCGCGATAAAGCCTCTTTAGCCTACAGCGTATCTCCAATAAAAATGGAAGGTATCGAGACGGGTTATTTTGGCGCCTACATCGGTTGCTCTCCCGAGAAGTCAGACACGGCTCTCAGTATGATGCGCGTTGAGTTTGATAAGCTGATGCAACACAAAGTTCCTATGGATGAACTCCAAAGGTCCAAGAATTATTTGATGGGTCGGCATGATATTGACCTTCAAAAGAATTCGGCAGTGGCCTCGGCGCTCACTTTTGGAACTCTTTATGGTTTACCCATTGAGGAAGTTTTTGATTACGCCAAGTTTATCAATTCGGTAACGAGTGACGATGTTCAACGAGTCGCTCAAAAGATTTTCGCTCAGAAGTCAGTGGTGGTCGCCGTAGGACCCACGCGACCGACGTTTCAGGCAGTGGTGTAG
- the hemW gene encoding radical SAM family heme chaperone HemW: MFGLYVHIPYCLQRCSYCDFATYVYDQIMPPEKYVELLKQELRHRRSLIPDQPLTSIYFGGGTPSLLPPNLILSLLGELEKLGVRQDSQTEITLEINPATLNVDQIEQLIAGGVNRFSVGAQTFNDAHLKAAGRKHNSSDTLRTLDLLRAKKVNYSFDLLFALPQQSLKDIEADLQIIKEYSPPHLSAYCLTVPQGHPMSFQRAADEEQVEMFHRIEASLKTHNLLRYEISNFAVPGFESKHNLLYWKDGEYLGLGLSAHSYLKKAGPWGSRFWNPSGIAEYKKYIEGLEESLDPLAAFRSSQLLEELSQDQSRFDFAHTALRLEEGLDKASLMQKFQGNLDALFQALTRLEQKGLVEQTPLVWKLTAQGRLLSNSVFSELFVD; encoded by the coding sequence ATGTTTGGTCTTTATGTCCACATTCCCTACTGCCTTCAGCGCTGCTCTTACTGTGACTTTGCGACGTATGTTTACGACCAAATCATGCCACCAGAAAAGTATGTAGAGCTGCTCAAGCAGGAACTTCGACATCGTCGATCTCTCATCCCTGATCAACCTTTAACTTCCATTTATTTTGGAGGAGGGACTCCGAGTCTCTTACCCCCAAACTTAATATTATCGTTGCTCGGTGAACTTGAAAAGCTTGGTGTGCGTCAAGATTCGCAAACAGAAATCACATTGGAAATCAACCCCGCCACGCTGAATGTGGATCAAATCGAACAGCTGATCGCTGGTGGGGTCAATCGATTCTCTGTGGGCGCTCAGACCTTTAATGATGCTCATCTGAAAGCTGCAGGCCGTAAGCATAATAGCAGCGACACGCTCAGGACTTTAGACCTACTTCGCGCAAAAAAGGTGAATTATTCCTTTGATCTTTTGTTCGCTCTCCCTCAACAGTCTTTAAAGGATATTGAAGCTGATCTGCAAATTATCAAAGAGTATTCTCCGCCTCATTTGAGCGCTTACTGCTTGACGGTGCCGCAAGGACACCCGATGTCTTTCCAGCGCGCCGCCGATGAGGAGCAGGTGGAGATGTTTCATCGGATCGAAGCCTCCCTTAAGACCCACAATCTTTTGCGATATGAAATTTCGAATTTTGCCGTCCCGGGTTTTGAGTCGAAACACAACCTTCTCTACTGGAAAGACGGAGAGTATTTGGGCTTGGGTTTAAGCGCCCACTCCTATCTCAAAAAAGCCGGGCCCTGGGGCTCCCGCTTTTGGAATCCTTCGGGGATTGCAGAGTATAAAAAATATATTGAAGGCCTCGAGGAATCTTTAGATCCGCTGGCCGCGTTTCGCAGCAGTCAACTTTTAGAAGAACTCAGCCAGGATCAATCGCGCTTTGATTTTGCCCACACGGCTCTCCGATTAGAAGAAGGACTTGATAAAGCATCCTTAATGCAAAAATTCCAAGGGAATCTTGATGCGCTTTTTCAAGCTTTGACTCGACTTGAACAGAAGGGGCTCGTGGAACAAACCCCCCTCGTTTGGAAACTGACGGCGCAGGGCCGACTCCTCAGCAACAGCGTCTTCTCTGAACTTTTTGTAGATTGA
- a CDS encoding nucleotide exchange factor GrpE, whose translation MSDKKNSAGENAGAQNELNDDSEVTNVSTVEPAEQSSGSESLNTLIADLQAQLLKAQNDTLYLRAEFDNSRRQAIKERSELVKYGGERLAKDLLETLDIFETALENEVTADNWQAFVKGVQLTAQQLKTALAKHNITPVESVGQPFDPNVHEALGSEPTDSLPPGHVTKVFKKPYKYADKLLRHGQVIVAKAKE comes from the coding sequence ATGAGCGATAAAAAAAATTCTGCTGGCGAAAACGCCGGCGCACAAAATGAACTGAACGATGATTCCGAGGTGACAAACGTATCTACCGTCGAGCCCGCAGAACAAAGCTCTGGTTCGGAGTCCCTCAATACGTTGATCGCTGACTTGCAAGCTCAACTTCTTAAAGCTCAAAACGACACTCTTTATCTTCGCGCCGAGTTTGATAATTCTCGTCGTCAAGCCATCAAGGAACGCTCCGAGCTTGTGAAGTACGGGGGCGAACGTTTAGCGAAAGATCTCCTCGAGACTCTCGATATTTTTGAAACCGCTCTCGAGAACGAAGTGACGGCGGACAACTGGCAAGCCTTTGTCAAGGGCGTCCAACTGACCGCTCAGCAATTGAAAACGGCTTTAGCCAAGCACAACATCACTCCCGTGGAATCGGTGGGTCAGCCCTTTGATCCCAACGTGCATGAAGCTCTGGGGAGCGAACCCACAGACAGTCTACCTCCGGGACATGTGACAAAAGTGTTTAAAAAACCTTATAAGTATGCGGATAAACTTTTGCGCCATGGCCAGGTGATTGTTGCTAAGGCGAAAGAATAA